The DNA window tggtaatcacaaattaaccatgttttAGCTACACtaagtttaaccatggtatttgtagtaaaactgtggttcccttaaaaaaattaaccatggttttacaaataaaaccaaaaaaatacaTGGATACTACTATAGTTAatctatggtaaccacaaattaaccaagGCGTTGCTGCACTAtggtttaaccatggtatttgtagtaaaactatggttataaTGGTAAAGAATGcgccaaaaaacatggttactacacttttactataataaaaccatggttaattttcgtaagggttatacaaatggtaatcaatacgttaaaaaaacatggttactacacttttactatggTTAATTGTCTGAAGGGAAGACCAACAAATCAGTTTCCCCCTAATATTCTTAAAGTTTTAGTCCTTTGTTCCGCGTAAACACAATTTTTACAGTCGTTTTGAACGAGAATTAACATATAACACGACACCGAGTATAGATGTAGAAAATAGAAATAGATTTAGGACAcaacccttacgaaaattaaccatggttttaccacaaataataaaaaaacagttatggTTAAACCAatgtaaccacaaattaaccaagGTTTTGATCCATTAAACATAGTTTAAccgtggtatttgtagtaaaattgCGGTTATACAAATGTTATCAAATACGCCATGAGAGCCTTCCTTAAGTTGTCTTACAGTATAAAaacccataataataataaaatagaaactgaagttttacaaaaatgtacaaaaagttTGAATTGAATTCGAAAGTGTTCGTTTTTGCAGAAAATTGGATAAGAGGAATACAAAGTTGAATATCGCTCACATTAGACATAATTGAAATATTTGTAGCATTCGGAAAATATTTAGATAATATAATATTGGGAGCTGTTCAGTCTTGTGGTGCTGAAATAATTTATGGCCCCACCCTCCCACAATGCATCGAGATCTATTTATTAAACGATTTAAACCAACTCACTACCATCTATACTTCAATAAACCCCCCTAATACAAGCTCTTTTATTAacatattattaatacatgaaatataaaatatttttaaaaccttttttaagCCTGACCAGTTGTCCCCAAGCTTTGCCAACGTTTGGAACGTTGAACGCAAAAATAGTGTTAGCATCTGTTTAGTTCCATTACTGTTGCAATGGCATCTTTcccatatattaatttatatttaccgGTTGTACGTGCAATATATTTTAGACTAGAGAATATTTCCCTTTTTAGTTTCGTCCACCAGAGGGGGCCTTTTCTCTTCATAATGTGCGCACAGCGTCTACAGTTCTATTAGTGCCAATAAAGAGTACCAGAATTTTGATACTGATTATggcatttcaattttatttagttaaactgaAATACGAAATATCCGTCATCGCATAGACCTCAATGGGTATTGTTTGACAGAAACGAAAGGACGCTGAAACTCGATCTCTTAAAAAACGCAGTGTGCTTGTATTCACAGAGAAATATATATAGTATaagatatgttttatttattttgattccCTACCCCCTTTATCATATGTTTTATAATCTTTTTTGACAAATCAGATGTCATTGGAAATATACAACAAACCTTGCATATATATTCACATTGATTTAACAAAACGTTTACAGTTGGCAAACAGTATAGCTAATACAAAGAACCgtataaataataaacataaaatggGGTTTAAAATACACAGCGGTCACGAGAATGAATGTTCCATGTACGGGTTTAAATTACTCTCTTTAAGTTAATGACAACAGTACAGTTTCAAATAAATAAGACTGTCGTTACCCTGAGAGTAAAAAAGAAACATGTAATCATCTACCATTCACAGACGAGCTCCAACAATGATGACGGGCgctcaaaatcatacaaataataataaaaatacatttaaaaaaataaaacgttgCATGCgcgattagattttttttccacccGGAACGCAGAGGAGTTTTACTGCGCCTCCAGGTTCGCAGTGGGTGTCGATGGTGAGTGGGGTCCTGGGGAAATGTCGTGCAGTTTCCTAATGTGTTTCTTAAGATCAAAGTTCCTGCAGAAACCCTTGCCACATGTCggacaggtgaaaggcttcttgTCGTTGTGCGTGTGCATGTGAAACGTGAGGTTGTACACCTGGTGGAAGGCTTTGTTGCAGATATTGCACTTGAACTGTTTTTCTCCGCTGTGGGTCAGTTTGTGGTTCTTGTAGTTTCCTTGAAAACAAAGCGCGAATGTGAGAAGCCAATCCCAAAAACATGCCACAAAAGCAATATATCATTTTCTAtctatcttaaaaataaaggttctttattagcatttatggttccatgaagagCATTGAACATCCATTgaaactttcaaatgcagaaaaggttctttataatcgaaaaaggttttttaaatgttttacaaaatggttcttttaagaactgttaactggaaggttctttggggaaccaaaaatggttcttctatgcatGGCATCACTGCATggaaccttaatttttaagaatgtagttttatctatcgttctatactTCTGTGTAtctatatttttgtttttgtaaattacACTATGAAtagaaaatattacattttcaaaacagCTACCTTTCTGATGAAATCCTTTGCCGCAGAATTCACAAATGAAGGGTTTGTATCCCGCGTGAATTCGTGTGTGAGTGTTGAGAGTTGAACTTCGGTTGAAAGCTTTGCCACATTGGTTGCATTTATGCGGTTTTTCCTGCAAACAAATGGCGAAGAAGCGTTATGACACATAATAAAGCTAAATCTGTTATTgactgaaaaaatatttatattatatcatGTTAAACTGGTTCATTACAACTACAATACACTGATAAACGAAAATTAGATAATTAGATAAATATGGATTGCTCATTTTTCCGTTATTATATCGTTATTTTAACTTTCATAGATTGTTTTTAAACAAACCATTAATTCGTCATGAAAAAAATCCAAAaccttcttaagaaataaatctTATAATAGagacaaagaaaatataaaatagcaTGTCTATTTTTATTCCATGATTTTATTCTAcgttttttacttaaaaattgCTTAAAacagacataataataatacatttatgatATATACAGGACTATATTTAccaataaataaatcttaaattacAAATTACTAGTTCACTGTAAAAACTGATTTCTCTGAGAAATAAAACTGAATACCATTTCAGTTTTGCTTCGCAAATTCACATTTAATTCGATGTATTACTTTCCGTTTTCTTTGTAACGGTGAAATTTAGAAGCCAATGAAATGTGTTTCTACAACTACAGCTTTTTCAGTGTGggttaataatttaatttgagaTAATACACCATCAaaagaaatacaatttaaaagGTTTTGTAAAATCAGCGCATATTTACCTGAGTGTGGATGATTTTATGGCGACACAGGGTGCTCGCTTGTCTGAACCCTTTGCCGCACACTTTGCAGACGAACGGTCTGGCGCCCGTGTGAACCGGCATGTGCCGCGTTAAATTATAGTGCGCGTTGAACACCTGAAAATTGCAAACTGCGTTAAAAAAAGTGGATGCAATGCGTGTTAAAACAGAAGATCGATCTCGCTCGTCTCACCTTGCCACAAACTTCACAGGTGAACACCTTTGGTTTGGTTTGAGGAGAGCCGCTGTTGAGTTTGGCCGCGGAGTTCTTGAACAACTTCTCCGACAAGATGTGCGCGCTCTCCTTCATGTAATGGTGGAGATGAGAGTGAGAAAGCTCCTTAAAAGACACGCCGGGAGGGGGACACCTGTCCGCCGCGGCGCCCGGTTTGCTCTTCTCCGAGGAGAACAAGCTCTTCTGGCGGGGGTGCAGCGGTGTGTTGAGGAGATACGACGCCATGGGGTGCAGATTCACCAGACCCGCGTGAGGCGGACACGCGCTTTCCCCGCAGTTCAGGTAACAGACGGCGGCGCCCATGGCGTGGAACGACGACTGGTTGACGACGCGCGGCCGGAAGAGTTTGTACTGTCCGATGGCCGACGGGGTCGTCGCGTCTTGCTGCTCGTTCTTGTAATTCAAGCCGAGACTGAGCAGTTCGTTGGCGTTGTAGGAAAAAGCGTCAGGGTGGTCTAATCCATTGACGTGAAGTTTATGAGGCGGCTCGCAGGCCAGCGGCATGAGGGGGATCATGCAGTGCAGCGGCGCGGGAGACTGCTTGGGCTCCGCTTTCCCCACGGGAGCGTGGAACAAGTTCGGGAACGGTATCGACTTTGGTTCGGGAGTCCTGGCCATAATCCTTTCGATCGAAAAAGCGAGAGGTTTGGAGCTCGCAATCATGCTTCCACCCGTCGAAGCCGAAGGGGCGCCGAATATTCCCGCTGAGTGGTACAGCGCGCTGTCCATGACTTGAGCACAGCACCTGTACCTGTGTCCCTCCTTTCGTAGATAAGTTTGATTCCTCTCAGTGACCCGCAAGAAAAGACATCATCAAGCGCAAAGGCCCCCCTGGCTGCTCCACCGCTTGTCAATTGCGGACAATCAGCACTTATGTCCGCCCCGGATTGCTCAATAAAGAGTGTTTTGTCAATAGCGCAACTCAGGGCTCACGTCAAAGACACGTAAAGCAGCCCAGATGCTCGATTTAGTTATATCAATCACTACAGCGGCttttcgctctctctctctctctctccctgcgCTTGTCCTACACACTGCTGTGGGTGACTAACTCAAGAAGGTGCTCTTTATTAGCACTGTAAAGCGCTGGGCGAATCTCCGGTCCCCTCGCGTCTCGCTGTGACATCATTGCGCAGGCATCATGTTTGTCAACATCTGACATATGAAAGCTCCTCAATTACCTGATCTCAAACGGCATTCTCACacgttttttttcttcctttttctgCAAGGCGATATTATCACGACAtactttatttaagacttttcactgttttctctttttgttttgAAACGTTTTGTTTGTATTAAAGCGAACACAAATCAAGACTGAATGGACACGATGTTTGAAGTTAAGCGATTTTGTTTAAACGCCGGCGTTGTCGGTTTGTATTTACCAGATGCAAATTGGCTTACAAGTCTACGTTTCCCTAAACCGTTAAAACTGTTGTTACAAACCATAAAACCGTGATTCGTATAAGCTAATAGCACGCTCTAAAAATTCAGGGTTAAAAACAACTTGGAGAAATATGGACAAAGCCagcgattgggttgttttgaAACCATCAGTAGAGTTAAatgttagttttatttaactcaactattgcttaaaaaatcccatatttcttgcttaaaatgaacccaatgGTTTGGaattgaacatttattaataggttcaataaattaacatttgtGATCTTGGACCACAATACCAGTTTTAAGTAgtataggtatatttgtagcaatagccaggatattaagtaaagatcatgttccataaagatatttagtaaatttcctaccgtaaatatataaaacttaatttttgattcgtgatatgcattgctaagaacttcatttggacaattgaaaggcgattttctcgatatttagattttttcacccttttattccagattttcaaatcgttGTATCGCAGACAAATATTGCcctattgtcctattctaacaaaccatactatcaatggaaagcttatttattcagttttcagataatctcaatttcagaaaattgacccttataattggttttgtggtccagggccacatatttcttgcatttattaataagttgaatgaataataattaaataatatattttttaaattgcttattaataaatgttcaccttttgattattactgatgccACTAGTCATTATGTTATCTGATTTTTAATTTGCAAACTATTttaggttcattttaagccaTATAGTAACTCTTAAAACAATagctgagttaaataaaactacctagAAGGTTGGGTAAAACTGGGACAAAACAACCAAGTCGCTGGGTTTGTCCACATttcacccagcatttttttagagtCTAACTCTAAACACAACAGTATTGAGGTAAACTCCATATTCACGCGCAAATGTAGGATATTGTCTCGTTCGTTTCTATTTTCAATTCTAAATCTTATAATGTCACCTCAGGGGGTTGTTGGTCTTGTATGATCGTAATTTTACCCCGTAGTTAATTTTAATTGGTTAAACTGTTGGTATTACAGCTCACCCCGTGTTACAACACTTCCCAGTCTTCATAGTCGATTCCAGCAGCACCTGTTGTCTGATTTAGCCTACAATGAATTCACAGATTGTCCCCCTATTATGTTTACATACAGTTTAAcgtgaaatataataaaataattatttgtctCTCATTAGTGAAACTTCACGCTACCATTCCGTGGTTTTCCATCACGCGTCGCCTCACGCACACACAGACTAAACGATTATCAAAAGCTATATTTCGCATCAGACGACCTTCCTTTCCAAACGCAAACTCGTGAGGACATTCATCTGGGAATTGTGCGCCAAACGAGAGGTATTAACAGCAAAACGCCTCCAAGGAGCTGAGATCATGCcatgagagagagtgagagagagtcGAGCGCGTTACAGTCAGTCCGCGAGCAAAAGCAGAAATGAAAAGTGGCAGCTCGGTGTGAAATACACTTGACACTGATTCGATGCGAAGACTTTTTTCGTGAAGGATTATTCTATTTAAAAGGTAAAATATATGGAAAACGAGTGCGTTAATGACATATCGTggctttaattattaataatttattctcGGATATATTTGTAATATCGTTTTTTATACAACGGCTATTGACGCGGAGCAGTTAGATAAATGCGCTAAAATGATAATGTTTGTGTTTTCAGGGCGACTTTAGAACATTGCTAATTTTGACTGCTGTTCAATGGGAAGCAGATGGGTGTCAAATAACCTGCAATTTGGAGCTTTTTCACATAATAAGCAGTCGCCTCACTGTTGTCATATGCTGCTCCTCGGATTTCCTCAGCTGGGCGAAGGCAAAACGAAAAAAAGAAACCCTCTGTAACGATATCAAGGCACAATGCGTCTTAATATTTGTTTCTTTTTGCTTAATGTTTGTATTTCAAGAATGTCATGTTTTTTCGGCGCccgtattaaatataaaaatagactACGCTCAATCAAGCGGTAATCTGAATATGATAAATATAGGTTTAGATGATTCTGAAAGAGTTTGATTTTTATTTACAGTCAAATTATTAGTTAATGGATACGACTTGGTAAATAATAATGATatgaataatgataatgataatttcCATTGTCTACGTGAAAAGCCTTTTAGTAAGAAACATAATTGGCACAATTCGATGACAGAAAAAAACTCACAGTCGCGATTTATTTCTGACACCGAAGCCTTGACATTTTTGAACCTCATATTTAGGGGAAAAATAATAGAGTATTTCTTCTTCAAGGTTACTAGACTAGAACGCTGAATCGAAATGATCACGACgtcttaataaaatattaataaaacgtctTAAACAGTTACATTAGGTAAATGTGTCATGTTTTAGCTAATagtctatttttatattttgttcaacgttttatttagtaaaataagcatttaaaaaacattttaattattgtgACCCAAGTTTTTTTTTAGTGTAGACGTCTAGAAATAATAGAGTTAACGCTGTTGTATGGTAAGCCATTCAAGTAGTGTTTCTATGAATAGAATTccatatctttatttttaattgtttgtgtAATAACGCACAATAAAGATAAAGGCCATTTAAAGTGATGCTGAAAAGAACAGAGAGAAAATTGCACACCGAATGGGTTTGATACCGAGACCAGCAATTGCCATAATTTTTAATAGTGGCTAAAacgaaatgtaaataaaataaatatgttgaataCCTAAGTAAATCACATTCAAtcattgaataaatattttaTGAGTGTTGCTTATTCTTTAGCTAACTAAAATGGCATTTAAAGTGTTTCCATGTGCCTAATTCTTTTTTGCTTTGAATTACAAACTAATATAGAAATATGACAAATATCTTAAAACgtattaaattgtaaatataaaaatacacaaacacattttttaaatgtttcatttcATATATGTGCCAATTTCATTAATGAAAAACAAAGACCAGAGAGGTGACATTATAAACACTTTAATTGTAACACTTAAGACACCTGGGCAATCTCAGGTGCACGAAGACGATAGAAATATACAGCTCTTGTTAAAATCCAGTGACATTTTCTTTCATCTGAAACAGTGGACATTGACAGCATACTATACATGACACACTCAACGGTTACTTCTACAGAAGAATCTGAATGTGAATTCATAGCTATTGAGTGGAACAGTGTCACGACTTCATCGAATAAACAGTGAACAGCTAGCATTTCATCCACCATATCTGGAGCTTTGGCCTGAGGATCTGAAGCTGATGCAAAAAAAACATAAGCTGCACATAAGCAGACGCTACTTCCCTCACGCTCTGTATTTTTCTAGCTTTGACTCCGGAACACAGTGTCTATGATACACTTAGAAATCATCGGCTGGTTCTTTGTGGGTAAATCTGTGCCTACAAGTTCTTCCCGCTATTCGAGCTCGCCTTGCGATGAGCCAATGTATCACTGCACATCAAATACAGAACGACAGAGACACTTTAGCTGTCTGTAAGTGGCCAATGAGAGTTTTATACAAGCGTGGTGACATCGGCTTAATCAAGAGGGCAGTGTAGCACTGGCTGGGGAGCACGAAGCGTGAGCTCCAATCAGGAGAGCTGGAATCCGACCTCAAGTTTATGACCGTCCAGTAGGTGGGACGTTAACCCTCCTCTTCATCGCTGTCCCTCATGGTAATGCCCTGCAGACCGTCCGCGGCCGACACGGCCGCCGTGGCTTCCTCAATAGTGAGCCGATTGTAAACGGTCTCGTAGCTCTTGTTGTTCAACGTGCCGTCCAACACGCCTTGCAGCCTGAAGTCACGGTACGACTTCTGCAAAGAAAGAGCCAAAACAAGCACGGAGAACAATGAGATAGTTTAAGGACACGTCGATTTTACTTTTTGACTTCTCGCACATCAGGATTCGCCTGAAACGGCACTCGTGTACTAATTAATCTCTCATTCTCATGGTAATGGAATTCGTTGTGCAGCCAAGCTGAACTTGACACTCTTGTCATGGTCAATTAGCATCAACAGAGTTTCCAACAAAAACTTCTTCACGCCGTATTCTTTTTTTACCTTGACAATCTTGATGAGAGTTTTGAGTTGGTAAACATGCAGCTGCTGGTCGAGTCTGTCCGTCAGCCAGGCGCACACCGCCTTCATCAAAGAGTTGTACCATTGCTGTGcatgtaagagagagagagagataaacctTGAAGGGGACGTAAATGTACCGCACAAAAACCCTCAGTACTTTAAGCAAATAAAAGACGTGACCTATGCAGGGCCTCAAAGAAAAAGCTGCTTTTGGTTAATGTCAAAAGTTCCCTTTATGCGTGTTTTTCTCGGTCGATTACGCCTTGAACATTTCACATCCACG is part of the Garra rufa chromosome 25, GarRuf1.0, whole genome shotgun sequence genome and encodes:
- the fezf1 gene encoding fez family zinc finger protein 1 → MDSALYHSAGIFGAPSASTGGSMIASSKPLAFSIERIMARTPEPKSIPFPNLFHAPVGKAEPKQSPAPLHCMIPLMPLACEPPHKLHVNGLDHPDAFSYNANELLSLGLNYKNEQQDATTPSAIGQYKLFRPRVVNQSSFHAMGAAVCYLNCGESACPPHAGLVNLHPMASYLLNTPLHPRQKSLFSSEKSKPGAAADRCPPPGVSFKELSHSHLHHYMKESAHILSEKLFKNSAAKLNSGSPQTKPKVFTCEVCGKVFNAHYNLTRHMPVHTGARPFVCKVCGKGFRQASTLCRHKIIHTQEKPHKCNQCGKAFNRSSTLNTHTRIHAGYKPFICEFCGKGFHQKGNYKNHKLTHSGEKQFKCNICNKAFHQVYNLTFHMHTHNDKKPFTCPTCGKGFCRNFDLKKHIRKLHDISPGPHSPSTPTANLEAQ